Proteins from one Microbacterium hatanonis genomic window:
- a CDS encoding allophanate hydrolase produces the protein MSAVERVAAAYLRNAEIDRPEAWIALRPETEVRAEAAEIDRRVAAGERLPLAGTVLAVKDNIDVAGLPTTAGSPAYAYAPEADAPAVARLRAAGTVVLGKTNLDQFATGLVGTRSPYGAVRGAWDPARISGGSSSGSAVVTALGVVDLALGTDTAGSGRVPAALNGIVGVKPTVGLVPTTGVVPACRSIDCVTVFARELSLARQAAELMAGPDGIDPLARIDVPAPPLDARPVVAIPTPEHLEGLAEGWVEAFRGVVGRLAASGVDIVEVDIAPLLDAASLLYGGAFVAERTAAVGAFIEANRELIGTDIDPTVAGIVLAGADARAADYFRDRERLDRLGLEGLGRLAGAVALLTPTTTWHPTLDEVAADPVGANSRMGRFTNFANLLDRSALAVPAGVVGGKPFGVMLTGAPFADRTLAQLAERVSAPPVDVLVVGAHLRGQPLNHQLVAAGGSFVASVSTAPDYRLFALATTPAKPGLVRVADGGAPIEGEVWRLPAAGFGRFVAALPEPMGIGTARLADGSTVSGFLCETVALEGAADITGFGGWRAYLASAV, from the coding sequence ATGAGCGCGGTCGAGCGGGTCGCCGCCGCGTACCTCCGAAACGCCGAGATCGACCGCCCCGAGGCGTGGATCGCTCTGCGGCCCGAAACCGAGGTGCGCGCCGAGGCCGCCGAGATCGACCGACGCGTCGCCGCCGGGGAACGGCTGCCGCTGGCGGGGACCGTGCTCGCCGTCAAAGACAACATCGACGTCGCGGGCCTGCCCACCACCGCGGGGAGCCCCGCGTACGCGTACGCGCCGGAGGCGGATGCCCCGGCGGTGGCGCGGCTGCGCGCGGCCGGAACGGTCGTGCTCGGCAAGACCAACCTCGACCAGTTCGCCACCGGCCTCGTCGGCACGCGCAGCCCGTACGGTGCCGTGCGCGGGGCCTGGGACCCGGCGCGCATCTCCGGCGGCTCGAGCTCGGGATCCGCCGTCGTCACCGCCCTCGGGGTCGTCGACCTCGCTCTCGGCACCGACACGGCGGGTTCGGGACGAGTGCCGGCCGCCCTGAACGGCATCGTCGGGGTCAAGCCCACGGTCGGCCTCGTGCCGACGACCGGCGTCGTCCCGGCGTGCCGGAGCATCGACTGCGTCACCGTCTTCGCGCGGGAGCTGTCCCTCGCCCGTCAGGCCGCCGAGCTCATGGCGGGGCCCGACGGCATCGATCCCCTGGCTCGCATCGACGTGCCGGCGCCGCCGCTGGATGCCCGGCCCGTCGTCGCGATCCCGACCCCCGAGCACCTGGAGGGTCTCGCCGAGGGATGGGTGGAGGCCTTCCGCGGCGTCGTCGGCAGGCTCGCCGCATCCGGCGTCGACATCGTCGAGGTCGACATCGCGCCGCTCCTGGATGCCGCATCGCTCCTGTACGGCGGGGCGTTCGTCGCCGAGCGCACGGCGGCGGTCGGCGCCTTCATCGAGGCGAATCGCGAGCTCATCGGCACGGATATCGACCCGACCGTCGCCGGCATCGTGCTCGCGGGAGCCGACGCCCGGGCCGCGGACTACTTCCGCGACCGGGAGCGGCTCGACCGACTCGGGCTGGAAGGCCTGGGGCGTCTCGCCGGCGCGGTGGCGCTGCTGACTCCCACGACCACGTGGCACCCGACCCTCGACGAGGTGGCGGCCGACCCCGTCGGCGCGAACTCCCGCATGGGGCGCTTCACGAACTTCGCCAACCTCCTCGACCGCAGCGCGCTCGCCGTTCCGGCGGGGGTCGTGGGAGGCAAGCCCTTCGGCGTCATGCTCACCGGCGCCCCCTTCGCCGACCGCACGCTCGCGCAACTCGCCGAGCGCGTGTCGGCCCCTCCGGTCGACGTGCTCGTGGTGGGCGCGCACCTGCGCGGTCAACCGCTGAACCACCAGCTCGTCGCCGCCGGGGGGTCGTTCGTCGCGTCGGTCTCGACGGCACCCGACTACCGGCTCTTCGCCCTGGCGACCACGCCTGCCAAGCCCGGCCTCGTGCGCGTCGCCGACGGCGGGGCGCCGATCGAGGGGGAGGTCTGGCGGCTGCCGGCCGCCGGGTTCGGCCGCTTCGTCGCGGCGCTTCCCGAACCGATGGGCATCGGCACCGCGCGACTGGCCGACGGCTCGACCGTCTCGGGCTTCCTCTGCGAGACGGTCGCGCTCGAGGGCGCCGCCGACATCACCGGGTTCGGTGGCTGGCGGGCCTACCTGGCATCGGCGGTGTGA
- a CDS encoding N-acyl homoserine lactonase family protein yields the protein MTATPWADAAPLRLGGRPRRLVPFVVGYEPIPEGVSVAGGSFFRFLLEPVTAAAVVFDEGWVLVDGGFDPARIRDRDRRVASFDYENYTPLVPAGDPLVEQVADAGLDWSDLAAAAITHVHFDHTGAARLLAPDQPLLLQEREWEHVHTVDDARAGFLFVDDVVRDGLSVVTLDGDTELAPGLQAIDTSGHTPGHQSFVIELGERTVVLAGDAADLRRNVTDCVRCGSTVGEGGDERADAAIRRLHDLDARDGVEVWPAHDPNWGPWREVIADRA from the coding sequence GTGACGGCGACGCCCTGGGCTGATGCGGCGCCCCTCCGCCTCGGCGGGCGCCCCCGGCGGCTCGTCCCCTTCGTGGTCGGCTACGAGCCCATCCCGGAGGGAGTCTCGGTCGCCGGCGGCAGCTTCTTCCGATTCCTCCTCGAACCGGTCACCGCCGCCGCCGTCGTCTTCGACGAGGGGTGGGTGCTCGTCGACGGCGGGTTCGACCCGGCCCGCATCCGCGACCGCGATCGGCGCGTGGCGAGCTTCGACTACGAGAACTACACGCCCCTGGTTCCCGCCGGCGACCCGCTGGTCGAGCAGGTCGCCGACGCCGGACTCGACTGGAGCGACCTCGCCGCGGCCGCGATCACCCACGTGCACTTCGATCACACCGGGGCGGCGCGCCTGCTCGCCCCCGACCAGCCCCTGCTCCTGCAGGAGCGGGAGTGGGAGCACGTGCACACGGTGGACGACGCCCGCGCGGGGTTTCTGTTCGTCGATGACGTCGTGCGCGACGGGCTCTCGGTCGTGACGCTCGACGGCGACACCGAGCTCGCGCCGGGCCTGCAGGCGATCGACACGTCGGGCCACACCCCGGGCCACCAGTCGTTCGTGATCGAGCTGGGGGAGCGCACCGTCGTGCTCGCCGGTGACGCGGCCGATCTGCGCCGCAACGTCACCGACTGCGTGCGGTGCGGGTCGACGGTGGGCGAGGGCGGCGACGAGCGCGCGGATGCCGCGATCCGGCGCCTCCACGACCTCGACGCACGCGACGGGGTCGAGGTGTGGCCCGCGCACGACCCGAACTGGGGTCCGTGGCGAGAGGTCATCGCCGACCGCGCCTGA
- a CDS encoding LacI family DNA-binding transcriptional regulator, whose amino-acid sequence MPASARSTLADVAAAAGVSVTTASRALRGQGEMAAATRARVAAAATALRYTHDGERRGRPRGGTARLIDLVLSHFHNPYTEEVTAGARTAAAHLRYDLVLTTERDDPDDDWPVRIRSRGSAGVVLGLILPTATQTAVMREAGIPVVLLEPPSGSSRGLPSVRSTDRAGGSAAAEHLIARGAGRFVVIGGSPPYRWGRARVEGFFETLDAALPRAARVHESANWGATEGREACQRALVGISGDGPVGVFACSDEMAAGAYRAVADAGLRVGVDVLIVGFDDLRGARWLQPSLTTVRQPIREMAAAAVRMLATGAPSAEAIVELPTELIARGSTRGAGD is encoded by the coding sequence GTGCCCGCATCCGCCCGTTCCACGCTCGCCGACGTGGCGGCGGCGGCGGGCGTGAGCGTGACCACCGCCTCACGCGCCCTGCGCGGACAGGGCGAGATGGCCGCAGCGACGCGCGCACGGGTAGCGGCCGCCGCGACAGCGCTCCGGTACACGCACGACGGTGAGCGGCGCGGTCGCCCACGCGGAGGCACCGCCCGGCTGATCGACCTGGTGCTCTCCCATTTCCACAACCCGTACACCGAAGAGGTGACAGCGGGTGCGCGGACCGCGGCGGCGCACCTGCGCTACGACCTCGTGCTGACGACCGAGCGCGACGATCCCGACGACGACTGGCCCGTCCGCATCCGTTCCCGCGGGAGCGCCGGGGTCGTGCTGGGCCTCATCCTTCCGACGGCGACGCAGACCGCGGTGATGCGCGAGGCGGGCATCCCCGTGGTGCTGCTCGAGCCGCCGAGCGGCTCGTCGCGGGGGCTGCCGAGCGTGCGCTCGACCGACCGGGCCGGCGGGTCGGCGGCGGCCGAGCACCTGATCGCCCGGGGTGCGGGCCGCTTCGTCGTGATCGGGGGCAGTCCTCCCTACCGCTGGGGTCGGGCGCGCGTGGAGGGGTTCTTCGAGACCCTGGATGCTGCGCTCCCCCGCGCCGCGCGAGTGCACGAGAGTGCGAACTGGGGCGCGACGGAGGGGCGGGAGGCCTGTCAGCGCGCGCTCGTAGGGATCTCCGGCGACGGGCCCGTGGGAGTGTTCGCCTGCTCGGACGAGATGGCGGCCGGCGCCTACCGCGCGGTGGCCGACGCGGGGCTGCGAGTCGGTGTCGACGTGCTGATCGTGGGGTTCGACGACCTGCGGGGGGCGCGGTGGCTGCAGCCCTCGCTGACCACGGTGCGCCAGCCGATCCGCGAGATGGCGGCCGCCGCCGTGCGGATGCTGGCCACCGGCGCGCCCTCGGCAGAGGCGATCGTGGAGCTGCCGACCGAGCTCATCGCCCGCGGCTCGACCCGCGGCGCCGGCGACTGA